From the genome of Candidatus Desulfarcum epimagneticum, one region includes:
- a CDS encoding conserved hypothetical protein (Evidence 4 : Unknown function but conserved in other organisms) yields the protein MEENVFLRLKTWFDGHISPFYRNDPKYDAPLRLKAAHTQRVRGLTRVIGREMGLDEPSLRLAVSIAMFHDIGRFAQYERYRTFNDIISKNHAVMGLGRMARGRALAGVERREKKIICRSIFYHNAARLPRMDEVSFFFARLIRDADKLDILGIFADYYPKRDQNPDSVIELGLPDGPGISREAVSALLEGRSALKSHVKTLTDFKLLQISWVFDLNFPHSFALLERFGHIEKIAAGLPETREIKAAMTHVRRRVRRRAAERALFSNPVSNPGAHAPGPGLFFEKGQENKAEQAGQHGSGGQGKGAA from the coding sequence ATGGAAGAAAATGTTTTTTTACGGCTGAAAACATGGTTTGACGGCCATATTTCCCCCTTTTATCGAAATGATCCAAAGTATGACGCCCCCTTGCGTTTAAAGGCGGCGCACACCCAAAGGGTCCGCGGGCTGACCCGGGTCATCGGCCGGGAGATGGGGCTGGATGAGCCTTCCCTGCGTCTGGCGGTTTCCATCGCGATGTTTCACGACATCGGACGGTTCGCCCAGTATGAGCGATACCGCACGTTCAACGATATAATTTCAAAAAACCACGCGGTCATGGGGCTGGGCCGCATGGCCCGGGGCCGGGCGCTGGCGGGGGTGGAGCGGAGGGAGAAAAAAATTATCTGCCGGTCGATTTTTTACCACAACGCCGCGCGTCTTCCGCGCATGGATGAGGTCTCTTTTTTTTTCGCCCGGCTCATCCGGGACGCGGACAAGCTGGACATCCTGGGCATTTTCGCGGATTATTATCCCAAAAGAGACCAAAATCCCGACTCCGTCATTGAGCTGGGGCTCCCGGACGGGCCGGGGATCAGCCGGGAGGCGGTTTCGGCGCTTCTGGAGGGCCGGTCGGCGCTCAAATCGCATGTCAAAACCCTCACCGATTTCAAGCTTTTGCAGATCAGCTGGGTGTTTGACTTGAATTTTCCCCACTCCTTCGCGCTTCTGGAGCGTTTCGGTCACATCGAAAAAATCGCGGCCGGGCTCCCGGAAACCCGGGAGATCAAGGCTGCCATGACACATGTCCGGCGCCGCGTGAGGCGGCGGGCGGCGGAGCGGGCGCTTTTTTCAAACCCGGTCTCAAACCCGGGCGCCCACGCCCCCGGGCCGGGTCTTTTTTTTGAAAAGGGCCAGGAAAATAAAGCCGAACAGGCCGGCCAGCATGGTTCCGGCGGCCAGGGAAAAGGCGCCGCTTAA
- the ppdK gene encoding Pyruvate, phosphate dikinase, with translation MDKQWVYGFDQIDQAEKYVNGDWDAARGILGGKGANLGEMTRIGVPVPPGFTITTEACNAYLDNDEVFPEGMWEQEQEALKKIEKAVGKAFGDKKKPLLVSCRSGAKFSMPGMMDTVLNIGLNEETVQGMIDLTGDPRFVYDSYRRLIQMFGSVVMGMDDDDFEEVITEARKRRGVESDSDLLAEDWQEVTESFKKIFKRRAGSSFPEEPYEQLRLATEAVFKSWNGKRAVDYRNAAGIDHDLGTAVSIVTMVFGNMGADSATGVAMTRNGSTGEPQIEGDYLTNAQGEDVVAGIRMTKDIVEMKQEFPKAYQEFEDIAQNLEKHYREMQDMEFTIEKGKLWMLQTRDGKRTAQAAVRIAVDMASEGLISKEEAVLRVSPEQVDFFLHPQFSVQATDEAREKGLLIARGLNVSPGAAVGVAVFEADLAEEWSKEGKEVIMIRPETKPDDVHGMLASQGIITTRGGRTSHAALVARQFGKPAVVGVSELEIDMRKRQMEVGDTTIKEGDWLSIDGSVGHIFLGKMKTTPPDINDKRLLEILSWADEFRKLGVWANADYPVDARRARDYGAEGIGLCRSEHMFFEPERLPHVLKMIMTDIPVERREALDAVLPFQREDFAGLFRVMDGCPVVIRLLDPPLHEFLPDHAELLRELTDLKIRLQHARSLHEIDGVIEQVKKKEGMLERAESLRESNPMLGLRGVRLGIHIPELTTMQVRAIFEAACLVSREGVTVYPEIMIPLTSHVNELKVQREALEKEADRVMKKEGVEIDYKFGTMIEIPRAALTADQIAEYSSFLSFGTNDLTQTTFGISRDDAESGFLIEYIEKGIFTENPFATIDPDGVGLLMKTAVEKARSVKPDLKCGICGEHGGDPRSIFLCHEMGLTYVSCSPFRLPVARLSAAHAAILEKKAKGSFKN, from the coding sequence ATGGACAAACAATGGGTGTATGGCTTTGATCAGATTGATCAGGCGGAAAAATATGTCAACGGAGACTGGGACGCCGCGCGCGGCATTCTCGGGGGCAAGGGCGCCAACCTGGGCGAGATGACCAGGATCGGCGTTCCCGTCCCGCCGGGATTCACCATCACCACCGAGGCGTGCAACGCCTATCTGGACAACGATGAGGTTTTCCCCGAAGGCATGTGGGAGCAGGAGCAAGAGGCCCTTAAAAAGATTGAAAAGGCCGTGGGAAAGGCTTTCGGGGACAAAAAAAAACCCCTCCTGGTCTCATGCCGGTCCGGGGCCAAATTTTCCATGCCCGGCATGATGGACACAGTGCTCAACATCGGCCTCAACGAAGAAACGGTCCAGGGCATGATTGATCTTACCGGCGATCCCCGTTTTGTGTACGATTCCTACCGCCGGCTCATCCAGATGTTCGGAAGCGTGGTCATGGGAATGGACGACGACGATTTTGAAGAGGTGATCACCGAGGCCCGGAAGCGAAGAGGCGTGGAGAGCGACTCCGACCTTCTGGCCGAGGACTGGCAGGAGGTCACGGAAAGTTTTAAAAAAATATTCAAACGCCGCGCCGGCTCCTCTTTCCCCGAAGAGCCCTATGAGCAGCTGCGGCTGGCCACAGAGGCGGTTTTTAAAAGCTGGAACGGCAAACGCGCCGTGGACTACCGGAACGCCGCCGGAATCGACCATGACCTGGGAACCGCCGTGAGCATTGTCACCATGGTGTTCGGAAACATGGGCGCCGACAGCGCCACCGGCGTGGCCATGACCCGGAACGGCTCCACCGGCGAGCCCCAGATCGAGGGGGACTACCTGACCAACGCCCAGGGCGAGGACGTGGTGGCCGGCATCCGTATGACCAAGGACATCGTCGAGATGAAACAGGAGTTTCCCAAGGCGTACCAGGAGTTTGAGGACATCGCCCAAAACCTTGAGAAACATTACCGGGAAATGCAGGACATGGAGTTCACCATTGAAAAGGGCAAACTGTGGATGCTCCAGACCCGGGACGGAAAACGCACGGCCCAGGCCGCCGTCCGCATCGCGGTGGACATGGCCTCGGAGGGGCTGATCTCAAAGGAGGAGGCTGTTCTCAGGGTCTCTCCCGAGCAGGTGGATTTTTTCCTCCATCCCCAGTTCAGCGTTCAGGCCACGGACGAGGCCAGGGAAAAGGGTCTTCTCATCGCCAGGGGGCTCAACGTGTCGCCGGGCGCGGCCGTGGGCGTGGCGGTCTTTGAGGCCGACCTGGCCGAGGAATGGTCCAAAGAGGGCAAAGAGGTCATCATGATCCGCCCGGAGACCAAACCCGACGACGTGCACGGCATGCTGGCCTCCCAGGGCATCATCACCACCCGGGGCGGCCGGACCAGCCACGCCGCCCTGGTGGCCCGCCAGTTCGGCAAACCCGCCGTGGTGGGGGTCTCCGAGCTGGAGATCGACATGAGAAAACGCCAGATGGAGGTGGGGGACACCACGATCAAGGAAGGGGACTGGCTCTCCATCGACGGCTCAGTCGGCCATATTTTTTTAGGAAAAATGAAAACCACGCCGCCGGACATCAACGACAAACGCCTCCTGGAGATTCTGTCCTGGGCCGACGAGTTCCGGAAACTGGGCGTGTGGGCCAACGCCGACTACCCGGTGGACGCCAGACGCGCGCGGGATTACGGGGCCGAGGGCATCGGGCTTTGCCGTTCCGAGCACATGTTTTTTGAGCCCGAAAGGCTGCCCCATGTGCTGAAAATGATCATGACCGACATACCGGTGGAGCGCCGGGAGGCCCTGGACGCGGTTCTGCCCTTCCAGCGGGAGGATTTCGCCGGGCTTTTCAGGGTCATGGACGGATGCCCGGTGGTCATCCGGCTTCTGGATCCGCCTCTTCATGAATTTCTCCCGGACCACGCCGAGCTTCTGCGCGAACTCACGGATTTAAAAATCCGTCTTCAGCACGCCAGGAGCCTGCATGAGATCGACGGGGTCATCGAGCAGGTGAAGAAAAAAGAGGGGATGCTGGAGCGCGCCGAAAGCCTGCGCGAGTCCAACCCCATGCTGGGGCTTCGGGGCGTGCGCCTGGGCATTCATATTCCCGAGCTGACCACCATGCAGGTCCGGGCGATCTTTGAGGCGGCCTGCCTCGTGTCCAGGGAAGGCGTCACGGTCTATCCCGAGATCATGATCCCTTTGACTAGCCATGTGAACGAACTCAAGGTTCAGCGCGAGGCCCTGGAAAAAGAGGCCGACCGGGTCATGAAAAAGGAAGGGGTGGAGATTGATTACAAATTCGGCACCATGATCGAAATCCCCCGGGCCGCGCTCACGGCGGACCAGATCGCGGAATACTCTTCCTTCCTGTCCTTCGGCACAAACGATCTGACCCAGACCACCTTCGGGATATCCCGGGACGACGCCGAGTCCGGATTTCTCATCGAATACATCGAAAAGGGAATTTTCACGGAAAATCCCTTCGCCACCATCGACCCCGACGGCGTGGGGCTCTTGATGAAAACAGCGGTGGAAAAAGCCCGGAGCGTCAAACCCGATCTGAAATGCGGCATATGCGGCGAGCACGGCGGCGATCCCCGCTCCATCTTCCTGTGCCATGAGATGGGGCTCACCTATGTGTCCTGCTCGCCCTTCCGGCTGCCGGTGGCGCGTTTGTCCGCGGCCCACGCCGCCATACTGGAAAAAAAGGCTAAGGGTTCGTTCAAAAATTAG
- a CDS encoding MFS transporter translates to MVYSKKAIFLCLFFSIFTAVTGAGIVVPLLPVYARDLGAGGFYIAMVFGAFSVSRTLALPYFGRLSDQKGRKPFITAGLLAYGLVSLSFVFVEGLNALSAMRFIQGLASAVMIPAIQAYVADISPRGQEGKIMGVFHMSMFFGLTAGPLAGGLIHDRLGMDAAFLCMSGLSFAGFLLSFFLLPPARLETYSPKNSEAVAWRELLSDGTIAGAFVFRFSYTVCIGVIWGFLPVFADARLSLSSSAIGTLIMLGVLVNGALHTPMGYLADRLSKRTMIAAGGLLTSLGLYLLGNSVDFQDMLIANILFGAGGGISMPALMAMAAIAGKKTRASGSVMALMTMAHSLGMMSGAFAAGAVMDLFALSGAFSLAAGTMLAGLFGFIFLALFKKKTRPGGVGARV, encoded by the coding sequence ATGGTTTATTCTAAAAAAGCGATCTTTCTTTGCCTTTTTTTCTCCATATTCACGGCGGTGACCGGGGCCGGAATCGTGGTTCCCCTGCTGCCCGTTTACGCCAGGGATCTGGGCGCCGGCGGATTTTACATCGCCATGGTCTTCGGGGCCTTTTCCGTCTCCCGGACCCTGGCCCTTCCCTATTTCGGACGCCTTTCCGATCAAAAAGGGCGAAAGCCCTTTATCACGGCCGGCCTTCTGGCCTATGGCCTGGTTTCCCTGTCGTTTGTTTTTGTTGAAGGGTTAAACGCGCTTTCCGCCATGCGGTTTATCCAGGGCCTGGCCTCGGCCGTCATGATCCCGGCCATCCAGGCCTATGTCGCCGATATCAGCCCCCGGGGCCAGGAGGGAAAAATCATGGGCGTCTTTCATATGTCCATGTTCTTCGGGCTCACCGCCGGGCCCCTGGCCGGGGGGCTCATCCACGACCGCCTGGGAATGGACGCGGCCTTTTTATGCATGTCGGGTTTGTCTTTCGCGGGTTTTCTGCTGAGCTTTTTCCTTCTGCCCCCGGCCCGGCTGGAAACGTATTCCCCCAAAAACAGCGAGGCCGTGGCGTGGAGGGAGCTGCTTTCCGACGGGACCATCGCGGGCGCTTTTGTGTTTCGCTTCTCCTACACCGTGTGCATCGGGGTGATCTGGGGATTTCTGCCGGTGTTCGCCGACGCCCGGCTGTCTTTGTCCAGCTCCGCCATCGGGACCCTGATCATGCTGGGGGTTCTGGTCAACGGGGCGCTGCATACCCCCATGGGGTACCTCGCGGACCGGCTCAGCAAAAGGACCATGATCGCGGCCGGGGGTCTTTTGACCTCCCTGGGCCTCTATCTCCTGGGAAACTCCGTCGATTTCCAGGACATGCTGATCGCCAACATCCTTTTCGGCGCCGGCGGGGGCATCTCCATGCCCGCCCTGATGGCCATGGCCGCCATCGCCGGAAAAAAAACCCGGGCCTCGGGGTCCGTCATGGCGCTGATGACCATGGCCCACAGCCTGGGCATGATGTCCGGGGCCTTCGCCGCCGGGGCCGTGATGGACCTCTTCGCCTTAAGCGGCGCCTTTTCCCTGGCCGCCGGAACCATGCTGGCCGGCCTGTTCGGCTTTATTTTCCTGGCCCTTTTCAAAAAAAAGACCCGGCCCGGGGGCGTGGGCGCCCGGGTTTGA
- a CDS encoding Pilus assembly protein PilC encodes MSQRLVKLLIFLIETQTDVMATFQWEGENAGREFKKGEMEAPGAQAVRMRLARMGISPARIKKKPSGFWKKMSFSAPAPPKSSIIVFARQLSAMADAGMPIVKCFDLLCQKEKNREFRYVLESVRDQVERGETLAGALAGHPACFDSMFSNMAAAGERGGVLGEMLMKLARHLEKREKLRKKVGAAMIYPLATLLVSLAASGIILVFVIPMFRKMFEDMGGQIPLATQVVLALSDYVKSGLWHILGGGLVLGLGLRRFFRTPKGRLFADEMKLKIPVFGPLSEKTAMAHFSGAMGAMLKSGVAILEAMGAVAGTIGNRAIQAACETARAEVAEGRSLAGALGDSPLFPDMVSRMIRVGESTGELDAVFEKIAEFYHDEADMAAERVASFIEPVMMVFLGITVGGLIVSLYLPVFRMASVLN; translated from the coding sequence TTGTCTCAAAGACTGGTAAAATTATTAATTTTTTTAATTGAAACACAAACGGATGTCATGGCAACCTTTCAATGGGAAGGCGAAAACGCGGGCCGGGAGTTTAAAAAAGGGGAAATGGAGGCCCCCGGCGCCCAGGCCGTCCGCATGAGGCTGGCCCGGATGGGGATCTCGCCCGCCCGGATCAAAAAGAAGCCGTCGGGCTTTTGGAAAAAAATGTCCTTTTCGGCCCCGGCGCCTCCCAAGTCCTCCATCATTGTCTTCGCCCGGCAGCTCTCCGCCATGGCGGACGCCGGAATGCCCATCGTCAAATGTTTTGATCTTCTTTGCCAAAAGGAAAAAAACCGGGAATTCAGATATGTTCTGGAAAGCGTCCGGGACCAGGTGGAAAGGGGAGAAACCCTGGCCGGCGCCCTGGCCGGGCATCCCGCCTGTTTTGACTCCATGTTTTCCAACATGGCGGCGGCCGGAGAGCGGGGAGGGGTCCTCGGGGAGATGCTCATGAAACTGGCGCGGCATCTGGAAAAGAGGGAAAAGCTGCGCAAGAAGGTCGGGGCCGCCATGATTTACCCCCTGGCCACCCTCCTGGTTTCCCTGGCGGCGTCCGGGATCATCCTTGTTTTTGTCATCCCGATGTTCAGAAAGATGTTCGAGGACATGGGCGGGCAGATCCCCCTGGCCACTCAAGTGGTCCTGGCCCTGAGCGATTATGTAAAAAGCGGCCTGTGGCATATCCTGGGGGGCGGTCTTGTCCTGGGGCTGGGGCTGCGCCGGTTTTTCCGGACTCCGAAGGGACGGCTCTTCGCGGACGAAATGAAGCTCAAAATCCCGGTTTTCGGCCCTTTGTCGGAAAAAACGGCCATGGCCCACTTTTCCGGCGCCATGGGCGCCATGCTCAAAAGCGGGGTGGCCATCCTGGAGGCCATGGGCGCTGTGGCCGGAACCATCGGGAACCGGGCGATCCAGGCCGCCTGTGAGACGGCCCGGGCCGAAGTGGCCGAAGGCCGGTCCCTGGCCGGGGCCCTGGGCGACAGTCCCCTCTTTCCGGACATGGTCAGCCGGATGATCCGGGTCGGGGAGTCCACAGGAGAGCTGGACGCCGTTTTTGAAAAAATCGCGGAATTTTATCACGACGAGGCGGACATGGCCGCGGAGCGCGTCGCCTCTTTTATCGAACCTGTTATGATGGTATTTCTGGGAATCACGGTGGGCGGGCTTATCGTCTCTTTGTATCTGCCGGTTTTCAGGATGGCGTCGGTTTTAAACTAA
- a CDS encoding Fis family transcriptional regulator, protein MVVRTSGTIAWAKVDRAGGCEGCSQKGACGIGAGGKSVEVEAVNEAGARVGDLVLIDVKSASVLKAAFLLYVFPILAMLAGAVIGHRSPPFFQLGPSALSAIFGFSFFGAAVLFTRSKANRLARKEDYRLRITRVIRP, encoded by the coding sequence ATGGTGGTGAGAACGTCCGGGACAATCGCCTGGGCAAAGGTAGACCGGGCCGGCGGCTGCGAGGGATGCTCACAAAAGGGCGCGTGCGGGATCGGGGCCGGAGGCAAAAGCGTGGAGGTGGAGGCGGTGAACGAGGCCGGGGCCCGGGTCGGCGACCTCGTTCTGATCGATGTCAAAAGCGCCTCTGTGCTCAAGGCGGCGTTTCTGCTTTATGTGTTTCCCATACTGGCCATGCTGGCGGGGGCGGTCATCGGACATCGCTCGCCCCCTTTTTTCCAGTTGGGCCCCAGCGCCCTGTCGGCGATCTTCGGCTTTTCCTTTTTCGGGGCGGCGGTTTTATTCACACGTTCCAAAGCAAACCGCCTGGCCCGAAAGGAAGACTATCGACTGCGGATCACCAGGGTGATCAGGCCTTAG